Proteins encoded within one genomic window of Williamwhitmania sp.:
- a CDS encoding bifunctional response regulator/alkaline phosphatase family protein, whose product MGNVTILWVDDEMDLLRPHAIFLESKGYEVIFTSNGTDALELMKQQRFDLVFLDENMPGLSGLETLSLLKEIRPETPVVMVTKSEEEDIMDRAIGSKITDYLIKPVKPNQLLLSIKKHVHKGALIDAQSTQDFRRALGELNMLISTARSFTNWTDIYKKLIAWELELEESSDAGIKEIYGFQKDEANKEFAKWVKQNYKQWFGKNNSEAPLLSPSLLKTKVFPLVDKGEKVVFILIDNFRLDQWKIIAPEILHLFRLRQEEVYCSILPTATQYARNAIFAGLMPQEIQQFYPEMWVSDEEEDKKNQYEEALLIRQIQKLGKKYKLGFEKFVAPGSAKKLLGNVNQLAENNLTVLIYNFVDMLSHARTEMELIKELASDESAYRSLTLSWFLHSDLLALLKELADQQMTVILSTDHGTTLVTNPIKVVGDRNTSTNLRYKLGRSLNYEAREVFEILKPEEVHLPKSNLTSAYIFATNHDFFVYPNNYNHFSRYYRNTFQHGGVSLEEMMIPLIVLDPLKK is encoded by the coding sequence CTATTCTTTGGGTTGATGACGAAATGGACCTGCTTCGGCCTCATGCCATTTTTCTTGAAAGCAAGGGTTATGAAGTAATCTTCACCTCCAACGGAACCGATGCGCTGGAACTTATGAAGCAGCAACGATTCGACCTCGTTTTTTTGGATGAAAATATGCCCGGATTGAGCGGGCTAGAAACGCTTTCATTACTAAAGGAGATAAGACCGGAAACCCCTGTAGTGATGGTTACAAAGAGCGAGGAGGAGGACATTATGGACCGTGCCATTGGTTCAAAAATTACCGACTACCTCATTAAACCGGTTAAGCCAAACCAGCTGCTGCTCTCCATAAAAAAGCATGTCCACAAGGGTGCGCTAATCGATGCCCAATCAACTCAGGATTTTAGAAGAGCGCTTGGAGAGTTAAACATGCTGATTTCAACAGCTCGATCATTTACTAACTGGACAGATATATACAAAAAACTCATTGCCTGGGAGTTGGAACTGGAGGAATCGTCCGATGCGGGTATTAAGGAGATATACGGTTTTCAAAAGGATGAGGCTAATAAGGAGTTTGCCAAGTGGGTGAAGCAAAACTATAAGCAGTGGTTTGGAAAAAACAACAGCGAAGCACCTCTATTATCACCCAGCTTGCTTAAGACCAAGGTGTTCCCCCTTGTTGATAAGGGTGAAAAGGTCGTCTTTATCCTTATTGACAACTTCCGCCTCGACCAGTGGAAGATTATTGCACCTGAAATACTCCATCTATTCCGACTACGACAGGAGGAGGTATACTGCAGTATTCTACCTACCGCCACCCAGTATGCCCGAAATGCCATATTTGCTGGATTAATGCCCCAAGAAATACAGCAGTTCTATCCTGAAATGTGGGTGAGCGACGAAGAGGAAGACAAAAAAAATCAGTACGAGGAGGCCTTACTAATTCGTCAGATCCAAAAGCTGGGTAAGAAGTATAAGCTTGGATTTGAGAAATTTGTTGCCCCAGGTTCAGCAAAAAAACTACTTGGCAATGTAAATCAACTCGCTGAGAACAACCTCACGGTTTTGATTTACAACTTTGTAGACATGCTTTCCCATGCACGTACCGAGATGGAGCTAATTAAAGAGCTTGCCTCTGATGAATCGGCCTACCGCTCCCTAACTCTCTCCTGGTTTCTTCACTCCGACCTTTTAGCACTTCTCAAGGAGCTGGCTGACCAGCAAATGACGGTGATTCTTTCAACAGATCACGGAACCACCTTGGTCACCAACCCCATTAAAGTTGTGGGCGATAGAAATACCTCCACCAACCTTCGGTATAAATTAGGCCGTAGCTTAAACTACGAGGCACGAGAGGTTTTTGAAATTCTTAAACCCGAGGAGGTGCACCTACCAAAAAGCAATCTAACCTCCGCCTATATTTTTGCCACCAACCACGATTTTTTTGTATATCCAAACAACTATAACCATTTCTCCCGATACTACCGCAATACCTTCCAGCATGGAGGCGTATCACTTGAGGAGATGATGATTCCATTAATTGTTCTCGATCCGCTCAAAAAGTAA